DNA sequence from the Podospora pseudocomata strain CBS 415.72m chromosome 2 map unlocalized CBS415.72m_2.2, whole genome shotgun sequence genome:
ACTATAGCGCATTGTGACAGTGCGTATTATGCTTCGATGGATAAGGAGCAGGTTGTCAAGACGTTGCTTACGGTGCATATTTACTTGAACGATTGCAAGGCTACGGCCGAGGACCCGGACAGTACTGAGTTGGTGGGCGGGGCGACGACGCTGTTTAGCTCggatgagaagaggaggtacGATGTCGAGTGcaaggcggggagggtgttggtttTTCAGCACAGCGCCGTGCTGCACTCGGGGGATGAGGTGAAGCAGGGGGTCAAGTTTAGTGTGAGGAGTGATGTTTTGTATGAGCAGGTTttggcgaaggaggaggagcaggaggaggcagaggaggaggaggaggagggtgagggttcAAAGTAAGGGATGTATGTTTACGGCGTCCCAAATCAGTATTTTGTAATGGAAAGGTACCTAAGGGGGTGTTTATAACAAgcatgttggtgttgacccCTAAAGCCCCCTGAAAACGCCAAGGTTTAGGTGGGGTGAGTTTAACTTCAGTTGCTGACCGCTCCCCGCATTTCAACCATCTcactcaccctcaccctcaccctcaccctcaccctcaccctcaccctcaccctcaccttacaccaccatctcacTTCATCTAtctctcatcatccttctctcctccccatctcaacaccccccccaacTCACCCGCAATGCCACCCCCAGATTTCACCTCTCCCCTCACCTTCAAAaccttcaacaccatcccctccaccgccgcatccccaccaccctcctcagaAACATACTACCTCCTCGCCGAGATAAAAGaaaacctctccctcacccgcccAACCCTAATCTGCTCggacctctcctccacctccttcgccctGACTTGGTCCGACCTCCACGCCTCTCCCCACGCCTCCGACGTTGACTTCAAGGCCCTAGGTCTCAAAAAGGGGAATTGTGTCCTCTTGCCAAATGCCAGAAGAACTGACTCCTCAGATGAGGTGAAGCAAGGCAAGGTTGTGATCCCCGGGGGCAAGGATGAGTGGCAAGGAAAGTCCGGGCTGAGGGTGATACCAGGCAAGCTGGaaaaggtggtggaggtggggcAGGATTGGGAGTTTgtgattgaggagggggaggggaagtgtGGGAATTGCGGcaaggaagggagggaggaggagctggccaagTGTACGGGGTGTAGGGGGGTGGGGTATTGTTCCAAGGTATGCCTCTCACTGTTGAATATAAGAAATGATGATGCTAATGGGGGAGAACAGGAGTGTCAAGTTAAAGGCTGGACAGAAGGTGGCCACAAGAGTACATGCAAGATTATCAAGACCTTCAAGGAGATATGGCCTTGATTTAGATACACAACAATCTCAACCATAACATCGCACTCTCAAACGAAATGACACTGCAATAAAGTTACACCAAAAGCGAGACGGTCCCACACTAAATACATACATACGAACCAAAAACCCCCGAATGAATTCCCCCAAGGTCCCTATTTTGTCATTTCCCCGTCACAAAAACAACAGCCTTCCAAGATctaacccccctctcaaacACCAGTGCTCATCCACCCAAACGTCCCCACCACACTAACCAATATCAACACCGTCAATATCCCCGCGCCCGCCTTGTCCCCCGTCGTCGGCGGCAGGTACTTGTCCTTGAAGTTATCACTCTGGCTCCCCGCGTTCGGATCCCCCTTGCTCGTGCCTCCCGTCGAGTTTGTCACAGGAGGCCTGCTCTGCCCgatcaacaacgacgacacGGCCCCCAAGACATTCATCGTCTGCCCCGCCCCCTGGCTCCCGTCAAAGGTGCCCGTGGACCACTTAAACCCACAGGCTCTCTGTCCGTTCTTCTCGCCTACACAGCTGGCAATAGCCGCCTTGGCCGAGTTCTGCAGAACGGGCAACACCTTCGGGGCGAGAAAAGGCGCGACCtgggtggcggtggccatCCAGCGGGCGACGTAGCCCTTGAAACTGAGCATGTCCGTCGTGCAAGACATGTGCTCCTCGCAGGCGACCTCGTAAGCAATGTTGTCGGGGAAGAAAACGCGGATGGTGGCGTCGGTGAGACCGTCGAGGCGTTCGCGCCAAACGTCACTGCCATTTGTCTAGGGCATGTTAGCCAACCTTTGATTTCAGCAACCACAATGAGGGGTTAGAGAAAAACATGCATAATTATACATGTACGCCGCCCCAAGCAAAAACACCCCGTTGTTGTACGAAAACTGCGCCCGGTTGATGTCGGTGCAGTTGTGCTCGACGTGCCCGCCGTCGTAGATGTTGTACTTTTCGTCCATGAACCCGACTCCTCTCATCCAGTCCCATGTCTTTTCCGCCCAGTCGGCGTACGTGGTGTTGCCCGTGTACCGGGCCAGTCTCGCGCCCAGGTTGAAGAAGCATCCGTTTGCGATACCTGTCTCGTGTTAGCCCCTGGTTCCCTCTAGACGAGCCGCCGGCTGTTATGAGACCAACTATTCTTGTAATTATACCCATTATTCGACCAAGGAATCtgccacctcaaccccccgtTGCACGTCTCGTCGTGCCTGTCCGGGCTCGCCTGGGTGTTGAACACGGCCTGCGCCAACGCCAACCACTGCGGTTCATCCTCTGGTGGATCAGGAAAGTTGTTTTCCGCGGCCAGCATCGCCGACATGCCCCAGAACCCTTGATCGTCGTTCCCCAGGGAGGCGGTGACGTTGGGGGGCATGTAGTCCTTGTCTGGGCCTACCTGCCACAGCATGGCTTGGGTGATGAGATCGTTGTAGCTGTCATCGCCGGTGAATTTCCAGTAGTCGATCAGGGTCCCCCACATGGCGCCGCCTTCCCACCAGTAGTAATCGCCTGCTGGGGGAGGACCAGGGAGGATGCCGGGGGTTTGGCCGGTGAGGTTGCCTTTGTAGTATTGGAGGAGGTCccaggcgaggagggaggaggtttgtttGATGTCGGCTGGGGAATTGTTAATATCGTCAATATCAGGGCAGCTGAAGAAAGGGGAAGCGCACCAGCGGACGCGATGCTATAAGTGGCGGCGTtggcgacggcggcgccACTGAGCAGAACGGCTGCCGTGTGTCGTATTGGTGAAATCATCTTCGGTATCAatgttgtggtggtttgtttgctGGTGACGAAATAGAGAAAGCAACCGGAAAGGGGGCGTGAAGAATGTGAAAAACGAatgtggtggtagtggtgtagcTAAGTCGAAACCATCAGAGCCgcaatgatgatgttggttttttttttgttgttttttcttcttctattcttctcctgctgttgctgtttttCGTAATAGAGTTGTTTGCGAAAAGCGAGTGTATGCCGGAGACTGAACGAGTGTTGTTGTGTCACGCGTATTTTCGGCTTTGACGGATGGCGATCAAGGAAAAAATACGGGgcaaggagagagagagagagagggaaaactTGGAATGGGGGGCAAGAGGTGTCGCTAATCTGCGTCTTGATGCGCGCGCGTGGGAGCGACACACAGCACTAATGAAATCTGGGTGGTCTTGCAGATGCTTGGGAGGACGGTCGAATCGATACTGCCGGGCATGGGATGACACGAAACGGCTCACGGAAAGCCGAGGGGTTGTCTAACAGCGCAGCAAGGATGTTATTGTATCGCATACAGCCATCACTTCCGGAAAGAGGCACATGGTCGGGATAGTGGCTTGTGGACAGGGAGGGATGGGCTGATAAGGGAACACGAGGGGGGCTGCCTCCCGCTGATTCATATCGCTGGGAGAGCTACATTCCAGCTGGGGCTCTCTTTTGGAGCTCCCCCTGAGCGAGGCATGACGTCTGCTGTGTTCTCTCAACTCAATCCTCTCTTTCAAGACTTGGCATCTTGAATGATGGGGAACTCGTCGAATTCGCCGCTCTTGGCGATTCAACCAAGCATTTGCCAAGCGACGCTCCCGCGATCTTGGACAGCAGGGGGCAGCACGGGCCACCACTTCGGCTCAGGCACCGTTTCTGTCATGTCTGGTGCCAGCACTGCCATCTCCTGTCAGACAGGCTGATAATATTGATTATTGATTGGCAAACCAAAGCCATCATTAGGTTACTCCTGGCGCTTCTTTTCATCTCTTTAAATTTGAGAGATATGAATCGAATCACCGCTTAACCTGGTTGATTGATGCCAAGTGATAACCATCCGCTGCTTGGCAATGAGCTCACTCCGCTAACCCCAGCTATTAGCGTTCATTAAGCTCAGCCCTATTGAACTTGACATGATTCATCACGCACTTCGTAATGATATCCTCTACAGAAACTCATGTCAAATTCGATTTCTTGTTTTGATAGTGACACAAGGAGAACCCTGAGCAAGGCGATCGTCTCGGCACCGGCCCAAGCTGCATGGAACTGGAGGACGGGAAAGAACCACTCGTCTTGATGATCGCTCCTGGCATCATCGCTTGGCACTTGGGGCACTGACACATCTTTTTCGGAGCTGCTTGCCTCTCGGACTCTCCATCAGAACAGCCCGACATCATTCTTCTGGGCCGGCCCTCCGTTTCATGTACGACCTTTTCACTTCCTGATCTGTTGCGTGATGTGGTAGCTGTCACAGACCTAATTCTATCGCAGATACCTCTACAACTCGATACCACTCGCTCGAGCcagcttggccttggccacAGACACAATGGTACATATATCTCAGCCCTTCCAGTATCATGATACAATTGGTCAGCCATCAAGTGCTGATAAATTCCCCAAGAACACCATCACCCAGACTCAACTGGACCTGCTCATCCACACCATCCGAACGACACCCATCGTCGACCATCATgcccatcctcttctgaaCTGGGACAACCAGACAGGAAAATACCCCCTGCTCCACATCACCTCTGAAGCATCAGGCGACGCCATCGAAagcgccaccacctctcttGCCCACCTGCGCGCCGTTAGACAGCTATCTACAGAACTCAAATGTGCACCCAACTGGGAGAGCGTCGTTGCCAAGCTTGAGGCCGTCCGCCTGGATCCTGATGAACCCGATATCTGGGGTGACTGGATAAGCCGCTGCCTGGAGGGTGTGCACACCATCCTCTTGGACGATGGGCTGGACAACAAGGAAGCTGTGGAAGACTTCGATTGGCATACTTCGTATGTCCAAAGCCCATGCAGGAGAATCCTTAGAATCGAGGCCATTGCCTCGGACCTGATCAAGCATCTTAGCGCGGGCGAGTTCCATGACGTGCAGAAAGCAGAGGCAATCATCAAGGACCCCGCTGCCCTGAAGGAGTTTTGGGAGAACTGGGCAGGGTCGTTTGACAATGCGATCAAAAACGCAATCGACGACCCTCTTGTGGTTGGGTTCAAGAGTGTGGTTGCTTACAGGACTGGGCTGGACGTTGCCGGCAAGGAACCGAGTGGGGATGCTGTCCAGCCCGCGTTGAAGGAAGTCGTCAAAAAGTTCTTGAAGGTGCGCACCGCGAGGCTGGAGGACTCGAGCTTGAACGACTATGTCATCCACAGGACGGCAGCCCTGATTCGAGACTACATGGGGAAGAATCACGAAGAGGATATCATCAGAAAGCCCAGGAAACCGATTCAGTTCCATACCGGCCTGGGAGATAGTGACTTGACTCTGGCCAAGGCCTCGCCGAGTCACTTGCAGGAGTTCATCAGGTCGTACCCGGACGTGCCCatggtgctgctgcatgCTGGCTATCCCTTCACGAAAGAGATTGCGTACATGGCTACGGTGTATAAGAATGTGTATGCCGACATTGGGGAAGTCTTTCCCTGCATTAGTAAGGACGGACAGGAGAGGGTGCTCATGGAGATTCTGGAACTGTGTCCCTGGTCCAAGATCTTGTGGAGTACGGATGGGCATTGGTTTCCCGAGACGTATCTGCTGGCGATCATGCAGATGAGGGAAGCTTTTGAAAACGTAAGTGCAAAAGAACTACTAGAGTCGGCAGGTTGGCTAACGTGCGCAGGTTCTTTGCAGTTACGTCTTGAAGGGGCAAATCGGCTGGAGAGCCGCTATCGTACTTGTCCAGGATCTGCTCTTCAAGAATGCCAACAAGCTGTATCATCTGGGGCTGGACTTTCCAAAGCCAGAGGAAGTTGCGAGCAGGTCTCTCGCGAGATATCCCAATCCATCCCGCAACCTTACGCTGCTCCGCGAGCTCCTTAACAACACCATTGAGCCGACGTTTGTTCAGATCTGCTGGAACGATTATACCGCCCTGCAGCGTATGCGTCTGGTTCCGTTCCGCAAGTTTATGACCCTATTGGAGGCCGGCAGATCGCTGGACATTGGTATCACCAAGGCTGTTTTTGGTATGATCCAGAACGACCATCTCATCCCGAGCTCCTCAGCAACAGGAGAATATCGTCTACATCCCGATTTCTCCTCTCTCAAGCATGGCCCTGTTGCAGGACACATCAGCATGCACGGCGAGTTTCGCGAGCAGGACGGGTTTCCCGTGGCGCTTTGTCCACGATCGCTGCTCCTTCGGTCAGTGGAGATCGGCTCCCAGAAGGGACTCGGGTTTCTGCTTGGGTTCGAGATTGAGTTTCTGTTGCTTGAGCGTGTCGAAGACGATTCGGTTGTGGACCGCTACACAGCTCTCAAGACCGACGGCCACGCGTGGTCTGTCTCCAAGTACTACGCCAACCCCAAGATCAACGCTTTGCTCAAAAACATGGTGGAGACCCTCGCCCAGATGGATATTTACGTGGAGCAGATTCACGCCGAGTCTGCCACTGGCCAGTTCGAACTCATCCTTCCGCCCTACCCGCCCGTTCAGGCAGTTGATACCCTGCTGCACACCCGAGATGTCATGGCCAACCTGGCCACAGAAGCGGGCTTCAAGATGACACTCCACCCCAAGCCATTTGCCAAAGCATGTGGCACTGCCGCTCATATGCACATGAGCATCCTGCCCGAAGCCGACGCTTTTGATGCGGAGAAGGTGACGCGGCACTTTTACGCTGGTGTTCTCAAGCACCTGCGCGCCATCACGGCTTTTAGCTATTCCAACGCGGCAAGCTACGATAGGGCGCAAGACGGCGTTTGGGCTGGCGGGCGGTGGGTAGCCTGGGGCACGCAGAACAGGGAGACGGCGCTCAGGAAGATTGAGGGGTCGCACTGGGAGGTGAAGATTATTGATGGGCTGGCAAACCCATACTTCGTCGCTTCAGCAGTCTTGCTGGCGGGGATCAGGGGAGTGGAAacagaggagaagatggtttGGGACGATTGCGAGATGGACCCGGCCAAGTTGAGTGATATGGATCGGAAGGAGCTGGGAATTTCGCAGATGCTTCCGGCTAGTGTtgaggaggcgttgagggcGCTGCAGGAGGATacggagatggtggagatgttgggggatgagttggtggagaggtatgTGGCTATCAAAGAGTTTGAGGACGAGTTtttggggaagatgggggctgaggtgaggaggttgtggttgatggagCGGTATTAATTTGATGCTGAAAGTTGGGTTGAGGAGTATGCTTAGATAGGCCGCAGAAGATTGGTGAATAACGGGAACATGATATACttgtgtgtttttttcttctttttcttcatcaTGTCTTCCAGGTTGATACTTGCCCCACGCATGCACCCGCCCCCGCAATCAGGGGTCGCTGACAGGGGTCTGCCAACCGTTAGCGTGGAGCTGGAACTGGCAGCGCATGGCTTGGCGCTGGAATCTGCCGCAGAAAGGTCAAGCTGTCCTCAAGATTCAATTGGCGATGGTTGCAACGGTTTGCGGCTGATTGACTTTTGATTTATTTTTTTTCGTTTACGTGACACTCTTTTTTCGACGAGAGGCAGCTGACGACTGATAATTGCTTTGTCTTTGTCAAAGAAAGCCCGACGGTGTTACCGGCACGCCGATGCGGTAACCCCAACTTTTTTTCCCCCGACAACTGGAATTCGaggctggtggaggggccCACGGAGGGACATGATCAGCGGCCATCCTGGGGCTTGAGCTGAGAGTAACCTACGACGACGCCGACGGCAGACGAAACCGACGATACTTGATATTGATATCGAAGACGGGCAAAGAACATACGACGCGCGCCTTCAAAGTACACAGCCAGCTGAGAGCTAGGCCATATCGACGCTCCCGTCGCACACGAGACGTACAAGGTCCACACACAGCAGaagccacaaccaccaacaaccatGATGAACGGCTACGATGAAAAACGGGGCCACCGcaccgacgatgacgacCCCTTCGCCGCCAAAGGCAACATCGTCAGCGCCTTTGATGCCTTTCGTATGttccccaccctccaccctccaacTCACCACCCAATCACCGTCTGCTAACAtgtcccctcccaccacagcAAAAGCCAAACCCCAATACGTGACTCACACCTCCTCCGGCGGCAAGTGGACAGTAGCCATGGtgatcctctccctctgcctcgTCTGGTCCGAGCTCGCCCGCTGGTGGCGCGGCACCGAAACCCACACCTTTGCCGTCGAAAAGGGCGTCTCCCACGGCAtgaacctcaacctcgacgccGTCATCAAGATGAAGTGCGCCGACATACACGTCAACGTGCAGGATGCCTCGGGGGATAGGATTCTAGCTGCCGAGGCGCTGTACCGTGACCCGACGAACTGGGGGCAGTGGGTGGATCAGAGGGGGATTCACAAGTTGGGGAGAGACACTCACGGCCGTCTACTGACCGGCGAGGGTTTCGTTGACGGGACGCAAGAGGAGGGTTTCGGGGAGGAGCACGTGCATGACATTGTTGCGTTGGGGAgcaagaaggggaggtgggggaagaCGCCgaggttgtgggggagggaggcggacAGTTGCCGGATTTATGGGACGTTGGAGTTGAACAAGGTGCAGGGTGACTTTCACATCACGGCGAGGGGGCATGGGTACGCGCAGTTTGGGGAGCATTTGTCCCATGACGGTTTgtctttttcccttcccccctcatTTTTCCCACTTTAAATATCTGCTAACACTTTGGTCTAGCATTCAACTTCTcccacatcatcaacgagctaTCCTTCGGCCCTTACCTCCCCTCTCTGATCAACCCGCTCGATCAGACCGTCAACTCGGCCCCGGAACACTCGCACTTTCACCGCTTTCAGTATTTCCTCTCCATCGTCCCGACAGTCTACAGCCTCGGCCACCCAGACTCGTATTCGTCCCGCTCCATCTTTACAAATCAATACGCCGTCACGGAGCAGTCCGCTCCTATTCCGGAGAACATGGAGATGCAGATGATTCCCGGGATTTTTGTCAAGTACGACATCGAGCCGATCCTACTGAATATTGTCGAGGACAGGGATagcttcttggtcttttTGATCAAGGTGGTGAATATCCTGAGCGGCGCCATGGTGGCGGGGCATTGGGGTTTCAGGCTCAGCGACTGGGTGAATGAGGTgaggggacggaggaggaggaacgcGGGACATAGCCAGGGGATGCTGGGGAccaaggggggtggggagtaTGAGGAGTGatttgtgtttttttttttttttttttttttttttttttttttttttttgttttgttagCACTTTGAAGGTAGGGGGGTTTTCTGGGTTGTATACAAAATGgattcttgttttttttatttttattttttgacTGAGCTCCTGATACAAACGGGTGGGTTGATGAAAAGTGTTGTTTATATATACCATGCGAGACGGACTATTGGCGTTTTGATGTTATTTTCGAGTAAATTTGAGAGAGAATATGTTCGTCCTTTGCCATCATGAACGACTGTGTCTAATGTTCAGAATCAAACTTTTTGCTCCTGGTGTATCAAAACCCGTCTTCTCACTCCAACCACTacttgctgctgtctctgcCCCAGCAACCCAAATAAACAGTCTTGGCACCACTCACCAGCGCCAAGACAA
Encoded proteins:
- a CDS encoding uncharacterized protein (EggNog:ENOG503PHFX; COG:S); protein product: MPPPDFTSPLTFKTFNTIPSTAASPPPSSETYYLLAEIKENLSLTRPTLICSDLSSTSFALTWSDLHASPHASDVDFKALGLKKGNCVLLPNARRTDSSDEVKQGKVVIPGGKDEWQGKSGLRVIPGKLEKVVEVGQDWEFVIEEGEGKCGNCGKEGREEELAKCTGCRGVGYCSKECQVKGWTEGGHKSTCKIIKTFKEIWP
- a CDS encoding uncharacterized protein (CAZy:GH76; COG:G; EggNog:ENOG503P0AR); translation: MISPIRHTAAVLLSGAAVANAATYSIASAADIKQTSSLLAWDLLQYYKGNLTGQTPGILPGPPPAGDYYWWEGGAMWGTLIDYWKFTGDDSYNDLITQAMLWQVGPDKDYMPPNVTASLGNDDQGFWGMSAMLAAENNFPDPPEDEPQWLALAQAVFNTQASPDRHDETCNGGLRWQIPWSNNGYNYKNSIANGCFFNLGARLARYTGNTTYADWAEKTWDWMRGVGFMDEKYNIYDGGHVEHNCTDINRAQFSYNNGVFLLGAAYMYNYTNGSDVWRERLDGLTDATIRVFFPDNIAYEVACEEHMSCTTDMLSFKGYVARWMATATQVAPFLAPKVLPVLQNSAKAAIASCVGEKNGQRACGFKWSTGTFDGSQGAGQTMNVLGAVSSLLIGQSRPPVTNSTGGTSKGDPNAGSQSDNFKDKYLPPTTGDKAGAGILTVLILVSVVGTFGWMSTGV
- a CDS encoding uncharacterized protein (COG:E; EggNog:ENOG503NXG3) yields the protein MVHISQPFQYHDTIGQPSSADKFPKNTITQTQLDLLIHTIRTTPIVDHHAHPLLNWDNQTGKYPLLHITSEASGDAIESATTSLAHLRAVRQLSTELKCAPNWESVVAKLEAVRLDPDEPDIWGDWISRCLEGVHTILLDDGLDNKEAVEDFDWHTSYVQSPCRRILRIEAIASDLIKHLSAGEFHDVQKAEAIIKDPAALKEFWENWAGSFDNAIKNAIDDPLVVGFKSVVAYRTGLDVAGKEPSGDAVQPALKEVVKKFLKVRTARLEDSSLNDYVIHRTAALIRDYMGKNHEEDIIRKPRKPIQFHTGLGDSDLTLAKASPSHLQEFIRSYPDVPMVLLHAGYPFTKEIAYMATVYKNVYADIGEVFPCISKDGQERVLMEILELCPWSKILWSTDGHWFPETYLLAIMQMREAFENVLCSYVLKGQIGWRAAIVLVQDLLFKNANKLYHLGLDFPKPEEVASRSLARYPNPSRNLTLLRELLNNTIEPTFVQICWNDYTALQRMRLVPFRKFMTLLEAGRSLDIGITKAVFGMIQNDHLIPSSSATGEYRLHPDFSSLKHGPVAGHISMHGEFREQDGFPVALCPRSLLLRSVEIGSQKGLGFLLGFEIEFLLLERVEDDSVVDRYTALKTDGHAWSVSKYYANPKINALLKNMVETLAQMDIYVEQIHAESATGQFELILPPYPPVQAVDTLLHTRDVMANLATEAGFKMTLHPKPFAKACGTAAHMHMSILPEADAFDAEKVTRHFYAGVLKHLRAITAFSYSNAASYDRAQDGVWAGGRWVAWGTQNRETALRKIEGSHWEVKIIDGLANPYFVASAVLLAGIRGVETEEKMVWDDCEMDPAKLSDMDRKELGISQMLPASVEEALRALQEDTEMVEMLGDELVERYVAIKEFEDEFLGKMGAEVRRLWLMERY
- a CDS encoding uncharacterized protein (EggNog:ENOG503NUJ6; COG:U; BUSCO:EOG092640BS), which encodes MMNGYDEKRGHRTDDDDPFAAKGNIVSAFDAFPKAKPQYVTHTSSGGKWTVAMVILSLCLVWSELARWWRGTETHTFAVEKGVSHGMNLNLDAVIKMKCADIHVNVQDASGDRILAAEALYRDPTNWGQWVDQRGIHKLGRDTHGRLLTGEGFVDGTQEEGFGEEHVHDIVALGSKKGRWGKTPRLWGREADSCRIYGTLELNKVQGDFHITARGHGYAQFGEHLSHDAFNFSHIINELSFGPYLPSLINPLDQTVNSAPEHSHFHRFQYFLSIVPTVYSLGHPDSYSSRSIFTNQYAVTEQSAPIPENMEMQMIPGIFVKYDIEPILLNIVEDRDSFLVFLIKVVNILSGAMVAGHWGFRLSDWVNEVRGRRRRNAGHSQGMLGTKGGGEYEE